A region of Rhodospirillaceae bacterium DNA encodes the following proteins:
- the ald gene encoding alanine dehydrogenase, translating to MLIGVPKETKIHEYRVGLIPGNVRELVAHGHQAVVESGAGAAIGMTDAHYEEAGASIVSSAAAVFAEAEMIVKVKEPLAPERAMLRAGQILFTYLHLAPDPEQTDDLIESGATCIAYETVTSPSGGLPLLAPMSEVAGRMAVQAGAYYLEKTHHGLGILLGGVPGVDPGKVVVIGGGVVGTHAIHIALGMGADVWVLDRNVDQLRRLWRQFGRPLNTVFSTRDAIERHCMAADLVIGGVLVPGAAAPKLVSAELVSRMKPGSVVVDVAIDQGGCFETSRPTTHDDPVYVVDDVVHYCVANMPGGVPRTSAQALNNATLPYTLAIADKGWRQALADDPHLMNGLNVHAGSITHAAVAESLGYEFRDPEEAIAH from the coding sequence ATGCTGATTGGCGTTCCGAAGGAAACGAAGATTCACGAATACCGGGTCGGGTTGATTCCGGGCAATGTCCGCGAACTCGTCGCGCACGGTCATCAGGCCGTCGTCGAGAGCGGGGCCGGTGCGGCAATCGGCATGACCGATGCGCACTATGAGGAGGCCGGCGCGTCGATCGTGTCTTCGGCCGCCGCGGTCTTCGCCGAAGCCGAAATGATCGTGAAGGTGAAGGAACCGCTGGCGCCGGAACGCGCGATGCTGCGGGCCGGGCAGATCCTGTTCACCTATCTGCATCTTGCGCCCGATCCCGAGCAGACCGACGATCTGATCGAGAGCGGCGCGACCTGCATCGCCTATGAGACCGTGACGTCGCCGTCCGGCGGCCTGCCGTTGCTCGCACCGATGTCGGAAGTCGCAGGGCGCATGGCGGTCCAGGCGGGCGCCTATTACCTGGAGAAGACCCATCACGGCCTGGGTATCCTTCTCGGCGGTGTGCCGGGCGTCGATCCGGGCAAGGTCGTGGTGATCGGCGGCGGCGTCGTCGGGACCCACGCCATCCACATCGCCCTTGGCATGGGCGCCGACGTTTGGGTGCTGGACCGTAACGTCGACCAACTGCGGCGGCTCTGGCGCCAATTCGGCCGGCCGCTGAACACCGTATTCTCGACCCGTGACGCCATCGAGCGGCACTGCATGGCGGCGGACCTGGTGATCGGCGGCGTGCTGGTGCCAGGCGCTGCGGCGCCGAAACTGGTGTCCGCCGAGCTCGTAAGTCGGATGAAGCCCGGTTCGGTCGTCGTCGATGTCGCGATCGACCAGGGCGGCTGTTTCGAGACATCCAGGCCGACGACCCATGACGACCCGGTCTATGTCGTGGACGACGTGGTGCACTATTGCGTCGCCAACATGCCGGGCGGCGTCCCGCGCACCTCGGCCCAAGCGTTGAACAACGCCACGCTGCCCTATACGCTGGCCATCGCCGACAAGGGCTGGCGCCAGGCACTGGCCGACGATCCGCACCTGATGAATGGGTTGAACGTCCATGCCGGCAGCATTACCCATGCTGCAGTCGCCGAAAGTCTCGGCTACGAATTTCGCGATCCGGAGGAAGCGATCGCGCACTAA
- a CDS encoding aminotransferase class III-fold pyridoxal phosphate-dependent enzyme: MDFTANSLEEHWMPFTPNREFKEEPRLVEKSSGIRLVDHRGGTVLDGSSGLFCVPAGHGRREIADAVHEQLLKNDYTAPFNLGHSGSFQLARMVSAITPEPINHVFFTNSGSESIDTALKICMAYHGARGDHRRQRFVSRERAYHGVNMGGVSLSGMVKNRDIFSVCMPYVVNMRHTWRPEDRFTRGQAENGEDLANDLQRFCDTYGGYTIAACFVEPVAGSTGVLVPPKGYLERLREICDANGILLVFDEVITGFGRLGPPFAAEAFGVTPDIMTMAKALTNGCQPMGAVAVKDDIYDTVVDASPDGAIEFFHGYTYSAHPAACAAGIATQTLYRDGGLFEQGAALIDHFQDAVYALEEMDIVTDVRGYGLIAGFDLKPGAKPGALGPQVQKRLFWNGLHVKFTGDAGIIAPPFISTKDDIDEMMDILRRTLLEYS, from the coding sequence ATGGATTTCACGGCGAATTCGCTCGAAGAACACTGGATGCCGTTCACGCCGAACCGCGAGTTCAAGGAAGAACCGCGGCTGGTGGAGAAGAGCAGCGGTATCCGCCTGGTCGATCACCGTGGCGGCACGGTGCTCGACGGTTCGTCCGGCCTGTTCTGCGTGCCGGCCGGCCACGGCCGGCGCGAGATCGCCGACGCCGTCCACGAACAGCTGCTGAAGAACGACTACACCGCGCCGTTCAATCTCGGCCATTCGGGCTCGTTTCAGCTCGCCAGGATGGTCTCGGCGATTACGCCGGAGCCGATCAACCACGTCTTTTTCACCAATTCGGGCTCGGAGTCGATCGATACAGCGCTGAAAATCTGCATGGCGTATCACGGCGCCCGCGGCGACCACCGGCGCCAGCGTTTCGTCTCGCGCGAGCGCGCCTATCACGGCGTCAACATGGGCGGCGTGTCGCTGTCCGGCATGGTCAAGAACCGGGACATCTTCTCTGTCTGCATGCCCTATGTCGTGAACATGCGGCACACCTGGCGGCCGGAGGACCGGTTCACCCGCGGCCAGGCGGAGAACGGCGAAGACCTCGCCAACGACCTGCAGCGCTTCTGCGATACCTATGGCGGCTACACGATCGCCGCCTGTTTCGTCGAGCCGGTCGCCGGGTCGACGGGCGTGCTCGTGCCGCCGAAGGGATACCTGGAGCGGCTGCGCGAGATCTGCGACGCCAACGGCATTCTGCTGGTGTTCGACGAGGTCATCACGGGCTTCGGCCGGCTCGGGCCGCCGTTTGCGGCCGAGGCCTTCGGCGTGACGCCGGACATCATGACGATGGCAAAGGCGCTCACCAACGGCTGCCAGCCGATGGGCGCCGTTGCGGTCAAGGACGATATCTACGACACGGTGGTCGATGCGTCGCCGGACGGCGCCATCGAGTTCTTCCACGGCTACACCTATTCCGCCCATCCCGCCGCCTGCGCCGCCGGCATCGCGACCCAGACGCTCTACCGGGACGGCGGGCTGTTCGAGCAGGGCGCCGCGCTGATCGACCATTTCCAGGACGCGGTCTACGCCCTGGAGGAGATGGACATCGTCACCGACGTGCGCGGCTACGGCCTGATCGCCGGCTTCGACCTGAAACCGGGCGCGAAGCCCGGGGCCCTGGGGCCGCAGGTGCAGAAACGCCTGTTCTGGAACGGGCTGCACGTCAAGTTCACCGGCGACGCCGGCATTATCGCGCCGCCGTTTATCTCGACGAAAGACGATATCGACGAGATGATGGACATCCTGCGCCGCACGCTGCTGGAGTATTCCTGA
- a CDS encoding PhoX family phosphatase — protein sequence MSERHVDTGAPAADDTELSFDAFDESNDPRPEETGFDRVVEDAVSRRGFLGGAVAVGTGAFLTGTAALNAGDARAAGSRLAFRPVAAGIGDTVRVPDSYSWHVVVRWGDPLWSEGEPFDPETRGTGASQELAFGDNTDGMALFLAGGRSILAVNNEYTNRSIMYGMRDSMKPETADDVRKGKAAHGVSVMEVAQAGGKWQVVKDSPYNRRITADTQMEITGPAAGHDLLKTKADPAGRRSLGTWNNCGNGRTPWGTYLTCEENFNGYFSSSDKALALSPGFRRYGIRHKDWGYAWATADERFDIAKHPNEPNRAGYIVEIDPLDPKSTPKKRTALGRFKHENAELVVAANGRIVVYMGDDERGEYLYRYVSDGVYAAGGKNGDLLDRGTLYAARFNADGAGEWLALTPQTTGMASLAEICIHTRMAASAVRATTMDRPEWVAANPHKAEAYCALTNNKNRGRKPNAGGDPTPVGGPNPRAGNKYGQIVRWRPANGDHTARKFSWDLYVLAGNPAVHKDDRKGSDNVNPGNFFNSPDGLAFDNRGLLWIQTDGNYSNAKDFAGMGNNQMLIGDPETGEIRRFLVGPKECEVTGLAFSGDRRTVFVGIQHPGERGNSHWPGGGDSVPRSAVIAINRDDGGVIG from the coding sequence ATGTCCGAACGCCATGTCGATACCGGCGCGCCCGCTGCCGACGATACCGAACTTTCCTTCGACGCCTTCGATGAAAGCAACGACCCAAGGCCGGAAGAAACCGGTTTCGACCGGGTGGTCGAAGATGCCGTTTCCCGCCGCGGATTTCTCGGCGGTGCGGTTGCCGTCGGAACCGGTGCCTTTCTGACCGGCACTGCGGCGCTGAACGCAGGCGACGCCCGTGCAGCCGGCAGCCGCCTCGCCTTCAGGCCGGTTGCGGCGGGCATCGGCGACACGGTGCGCGTGCCGGATAGCTACAGCTGGCACGTCGTCGTGCGCTGGGGCGATCCCCTGTGGAGCGAGGGCGAGCCATTCGATCCCGAGACCCGCGGCACGGGCGCGTCGCAGGAACTGGCATTCGGTGACAATACCGACGGCATGGCCCTGTTCCTGGCCGGCGGGCGCAGCATCCTGGCGGTCAACAACGAATATACCAACCGCTCCATCATGTACGGCATGCGCGATTCGATGAAGCCGGAAACCGCAGACGACGTGCGCAAGGGCAAGGCGGCCCACGGCGTCTCCGTCATGGAGGTCGCGCAGGCCGGCGGCAAGTGGCAGGTCGTGAAGGACTCGCCCTACAACCGCCGTATCACTGCCGATACGCAGATGGAGATCACCGGTCCGGCGGCCGGCCACGACCTGCTCAAAACCAAAGCGGACCCGGCCGGGCGGCGTTCGCTCGGCACCTGGAACAATTGCGGCAACGGCCGCACTCCCTGGGGCACCTACCTGACCTGCGAGGAGAATTTCAACGGCTACTTCTCGTCGAGCGACAAGGCGCTGGCGCTTTCGCCCGGCTTCAGGCGCTACGGCATCCGGCACAAGGACTGGGGCTATGCCTGGGCGACGGCCGACGAGCGCTTCGATATCGCGAAACATCCGAACGAGCCGAACCGGGCCGGCTATATCGTCGAGATCGATCCGCTCGATCCGAAATCCACGCCGAAGAAGCGCACGGCCCTGGGCCGTTTCAAGCACGAGAACGCCGAGCTGGTGGTCGCCGCTAACGGCCGGATCGTGGTTTATATGGGCGACGACGAGCGCGGCGAGTATCTCTACCGCTACGTCTCGGACGGCGTGTATGCGGCCGGCGGCAAAAACGGCGACCTGCTCGACCGGGGCACGCTCTATGCCGCGCGCTTCAACGCCGACGGCGCCGGCGAGTGGCTGGCGCTGACGCCGCAGACGACCGGCATGGCGTCCCTCGCCGAAATCTGCATCCACACGCGCATGGCGGCCTCCGCCGTCAGGGCGACGACGATGGACCGCCCGGAATGGGTCGCCGCCAATCCGCACAAGGCAGAAGCCTATTGCGCGCTCACCAACAACAAGAACCGCGGCCGGAAGCCGAACGCCGGCGGCGATCCGACGCCGGTCGGCGGCCCGAATCCGCGCGCGGGCAACAAATACGGCCAGATCGTGCGCTGGCGGCCGGCGAATGGCGACCACACTGCCCGGAAATTCAGCTGGGACCTGTATGTGCTCGCCGGCAACCCGGCGGTGCACAAGGACGACCGCAAGGGCTCGGACAACGTCAATCCCGGCAATTTCTTCAACTCTCCGGACGGCTTGGCCTTCGACAACCGGGGCCTGCTCTGGATCCAGACCGACGGCAACTATTCGAACGCGAAGGACTTCGCCGGGATGGGCAACAACCAGATGCTGATCGGCGATCCGGAGACGGGCGAGATCAGGCGCTTCCTGGTCGGGCCGAAGGAGTGCGAGGTTACGGGTCTTGCCTTCAGCGGCGACCGCCGGACCGTCTTCGTCGGCATCCAGCATCCCGGCGAGCGGGGCAACAGCCATTGGCCGGGCGGCGGCGATTCGGTGCCGCGCTCCGCCGTTATTGCGATTAACCGCGACGACGGCGGAGTGATCGGCTGA
- the era gene encoding GTPase Era, whose translation MTGRDSSVGPRCGFVALLGAPNTGKSTLVNALTGAKVSIVSPKVQTTRTRVLGIVMAGDGPGAAQVVLVDTPGIFLPKRRLDRAMVAAAWQGAADADLVALIVDARKCERQTDTDTGRIVEGLVREDRRAILLLNKIDLLKRDRLLALADRMSGEGPFTDIFMISALTGSGIGDFLAHCAARLPAGPHLFPEDQLSDMPERLLAAEITREKLYLNLYRELPYALTVETETWEDRGDGGVKIEQTIYVQRDSQKSIVLGKGGQQIGKVGASAREELEQLFGRRVHLFLFVKVRDKWQDDPARYRDWGLDYSA comes from the coding sequence GTGACCGGCCGGGACAGTTCGGTCGGGCCGCGCTGCGGTTTCGTCGCCCTGCTCGGCGCGCCCAACACCGGAAAATCGACGCTGGTCAACGCGCTGACCGGCGCCAAAGTCTCCATCGTATCCCCCAAGGTGCAGACGACGCGGACGCGCGTGCTCGGTATCGTTATGGCCGGGGACGGCCCCGGCGCCGCCCAGGTCGTCCTGGTCGACACGCCGGGCATATTCCTGCCGAAACGCAGGTTGGACCGGGCCATGGTGGCCGCCGCCTGGCAAGGCGCCGCGGATGCCGATCTGGTCGCGCTGATCGTCGATGCACGGAAGTGCGAACGGCAGACCGACACCGATACCGGGCGCATTGTCGAAGGCCTGGTGCGGGAGGACCGCCGGGCGATCCTTCTGCTCAACAAGATCGACCTGCTGAAACGCGACCGGTTGCTTGCGCTTGCCGACCGGATGAGCGGGGAGGGACCGTTCACAGATATTTTCATGATCTCGGCCCTGACCGGAAGCGGCATCGGCGACTTTCTCGCCCATTGCGCCGCCCGCCTGCCGGCCGGGCCGCACCTGTTTCCCGAAGACCAGCTGTCCGACATGCCGGAACGGCTGCTCGCCGCGGAAATCACCCGGGAGAAACTGTATCTCAACCTGTATCGGGAACTGCCCTATGCGCTGACGGTCGAAACCGAGACCTGGGAAGATCGGGGTGATGGCGGCGTGAAGATCGAACAGACGATCTATGTCCAGCGCGATAGCCAGAAGAGCATCGTGCTCGGCAAAGGCGGACAGCAGATCGGGAAGGTCGGTGCGTCGGCGCGCGAGGAACTGGAGCAACTGTTCGGACGCCGCGTCCATCTGTTCCTGTTCGTCAAGGTGCGCGACAAGTGGCAGGACGATCCGGCGCGCTACCGGGACTGGGGGCTGGATTATTCGGCCTGA